One genomic segment of Meiothermus sp. QL-1 includes these proteins:
- the ribF gene encoding riboflavin biosynthesis protein RibF translates to MLLINDPQDAPAGPKAVAIGSFDGLHLGHQHLLRQAQAEAHKQHWPLLVYTFDPPSKVFTRGEGFLTDLGEKVELLRRLGVEIALVVPFTEAFARRSKEEFLDDLRRLEAQRIFVGADFRFGRGRAGGVADLERVAPTHTLPLLELGGLPVKSSRIRELLRAGQVEEARGLLGRPYTARGIVGEGDRLGRRLGFPTANLEVAPLKILPPGVFAVWVETPGGRCGGVANVGHRPTVGGQGLRFEVHLFGFSGDLYGQELLVEFWARLRGEKRFESLEALKAQLAQDAEAARRLLGL, encoded by the coding sequence CTGTGGCCATCGGCAGCTTCGATGGGCTGCACCTGGGCCACCAGCACCTGCTCCGCCAGGCCCAGGCCGAGGCCCACAAGCAGCACTGGCCCCTGCTGGTCTACACCTTCGACCCGCCCAGCAAGGTCTTCACCCGGGGAGAGGGTTTTCTCACCGATTTGGGCGAAAAGGTCGAGCTCTTGCGCCGGCTCGGGGTGGAGATAGCCCTGGTGGTGCCCTTTACCGAGGCTTTCGCCCGGCGCAGCAAGGAGGAGTTTTTGGACGACCTGCGCCGGCTAGAAGCCCAGCGCATCTTCGTGGGGGCCGACTTCCGCTTTGGTCGGGGGCGGGCCGGGGGGGTGGCCGATTTGGAGCGGGTGGCCCCCACCCACACCCTCCCGCTTTTGGAGCTGGGCGGGCTTCCGGTCAAGTCGAGCCGCATCCGGGAGCTCCTGCGCGCAGGCCAGGTGGAGGAGGCTCGGGGCTTGCTGGGCCGGCCCTACACCGCCCGGGGCATCGTGGGGGAGGGTGACCGGCTGGGTCGGCGGCTGGGGTTTCCCACCGCCAATTTGGAGGTGGCCCCGCTCAAGATCCTCCCGCCCGGGGTCTTCGCGGTCTGGGTGGAGACGCCAGGGGGGCGCTGTGGGGGGGTGGCCAACGTGGGCCACCGCCCCACCGTAGGAGGCCAGGGCCTGCGCTTTGAGGTGCATCTGTTCGGCTTTTCCGGCGACCTCTACGGGCAGGAGCTGCTGGTGGAATTCTGGGCCCGGCTGCGGGGCGAGAAGCGCTTTGAAAGCCTGGAGGCCCTGAAGGCCCAGCTCGCTCAGGACGCCGAGGCGGCCCGGCGGCTGCTTGGGCTTTAG
- a CDS encoding DUF4258 domain-containing protein translates to MLRHPRIRRLEELLPHLREGRYRLGPHVAKHMLQEGFIEADVLEAVEWGRELAIYPEDARMLVLGYMVFPPRLRLPLHVVLEYREPRWVDIVTAFIPKKPHQVYSRARLAAILRFDGTFEEVRWVRPKTLNPEDIPR, encoded by the coding sequence ATGCTGAGACATCCCCGCATCCGCAGGCTGGAAGAACTCCTCCCCCACCTGCGCGAGGGCCGCTACCGCCTCGGCCCCCACGTGGCCAAGCATATGCTGCAGGAGGGCTTTATCGAGGCCGATGTGCTGGAGGCGGTGGAGTGGGGTCGCGAGCTGGCCATCTACCCCGAGGATGCCAGGATGCTGGTGCTGGGCTACATGGTCTTCCCCCCTCGGCTCCGGCTGCCCTTGCACGTGGTGCTGGAGTACCGCGAGCCCCGCTGGGTGGACATCGTGACCGCCTTCATTCCCAAAAAGCCCCACCAGGTGTACTCGAGGGCCCGCCTGGCCGCCATCCTGCGCTTCGACGGTACCTTTGAAGAGGTGCGCTGGGTGCGGCCCAAAACCCTGAACCCGGAGGACATCCCCCGCTAG